One Micropterus dolomieu isolate WLL.071019.BEF.003 ecotype Adirondacks linkage group LG23, ASM2129224v1, whole genome shotgun sequence DNA window includes the following coding sequences:
- the LOC123962992 gene encoding TLC domain-containing protein 5-like — translation MPVLEVICSLIGWFCLYLLFCCTFTQRGPEWNCRLVTLSHGVLIVLLTAYVVFIEGPWPLTHAGTENTELQTLALAICLGYFFFDMGWCVCSGSEGPVMLAHHAGSIVGILLALLMGVSGCETCGVIFGSEITNPLLQTRWFLRQLGLYDSLLGDAVDLLFIVLFATVRVGVGAVMFYYELTSPRTTLIMKLGGVAMYGLAWVFMVDIARFGYKKSRAKYKRWLENHKLKEINTQKMDGLSDKSD, via the exons ATGCCAgtactggaggtgatctgtaGCCTGATTGGCTGGTTCTGTCTCTACTTGTTGTTCTGCTGTACCTTCACTCAGCGAGGGCCTGAGTGGAACTGTCGACTGGTCACTTTGTCCCACGGGGTCCTCATAGTGCTGCTGACAGCATATGTCGTCTTCATAGAAGGACCCTGGCCCCTCACACATGCAG GTACAGAAAACACTGAGCTCCAGACCCTCGCGCTGGCCATCTGCCTCGGCTACTTCTTCTTTGACATGGGCTGGTGTGTATGCAGCGGCAGCGAGGGTCCTGTCATGCTGGCGCACCACGCGGGGAGCATCGTGGGCATCCTGCTGGCTCTGCTCATGGGAGTGTCAGGCTGCGAGACCTGTGGAGTTATCTTCGGCAGCGAGATCACCAACCCCCTGCTGCAGACCCGCTGGTTCCTCCGCCAGCTGGGCTTGTATGACAGCCTGCTGGGCGATGCAGTGGACCtactttttattgtattatttgcCACTGTGCGCGTGGGAGTCGGCGCCGTGATGTTTTACTATGAGCTCACCTCTCCCAGGACCACACTCATAATGAAGCTCGGCGGTGTGGCTATGTACGGACTGGCCTGGGTGTTCATGGTGGACATAGCCAGATTTGGCTACAAGAAAAGTAGGGCTAAGTATAAAAGGTGGCTAGAAAACCACAAGCTCAAAGAaatcaacacacaaaaaatggaTGGACTTTCAGACAAGAGCGATTAA